In the genome of Afifella aestuarii, one region contains:
- a CDS encoding NADH-quinone oxidoreductase subunit A produces the protein MNELLLSYLPIVIFIALALVIGLALLVSPFIVAHSAPDPEKLSAYECGFNAFDDARMKFDVRFYLVAILFIIFDLEVAFLFPWAVAFHTVGWFGFWSMMVFLAVLTIGFVYEWKKGALEWD, from the coding sequence ATGAACGAGCTTCTTCTCAGCTATCTGCCCATCGTCATTTTCATTGCGCTTGCGCTGGTTATCGGGCTGGCGTTGCTGGTTTCTCCATTTATCGTTGCCCACAGTGCGCCGGATCCGGAGAAGCTGTCGGCATACGAATGCGGCTTCAACGCCTTCGATGACGCCCGTATGAAATTCGATGTGCGGTTCTACCTGGTCGCCATCTTGTTCATCATCTTCGATCTCGAAGTGGCCTTTCTGTTCCCCTGGGCTGTGGCGTTCCACACCGTCGGTTGGTTCGGCTTCTGGTCGATGATGGTGTTTCTCGCCGTCCTTACGATTGGCTTCGTCTACGAATGGAAAAAGGGAGCTCTGGAATGGGATTGA
- a CDS encoding NuoB/complex I 20 kDa subunit family protein, translated as MGLTDARPRIDDPHPLGREGSSTLPRQGDPFFSEINNELADKGWLVTSTDELINWSRTGSLMWMTFGLACCAIEMMQTSGPRYDVERFGFAPRASPRQSDVMIVAGTLTNKMAPALRKVYDQMPEPRYVISMGSCANGGGYYHYSYSVVRGCDRVVPVDIYVPGCPPTAEALLYGVLLLQKKIRRTGTIER; from the coding sequence ATGGGATTGACCGACGCTCGCCCACGCATCGACGACCCGCATCCTCTTGGGCGCGAAGGCTCGTCGACGCTGCCGCGCCAGGGGGATCCCTTCTTCAGCGAGATCAACAATGAGCTCGCCGACAAGGGTTGGCTTGTCACCTCGACCGACGAGCTGATCAACTGGTCGCGCACGGGCTCATTGATGTGGATGACCTTCGGGCTCGCTTGTTGCGCCATCGAGATGATGCAGACGTCCGGCCCACGCTATGATGTGGAGCGTTTCGGTTTTGCACCGCGCGCCTCGCCGCGCCAGTCGGACGTGATGATTGTGGCGGGCACGCTGACCAACAAAATGGCCCCGGCGCTCAGGAAGGTCTACGATCAGATGCCTGAGCCGCGCTACGTCATCTCCATGGGCTCATGCGCCAATGGCGGCGGCTACTACCACTATTCCTATTCCGTGGTGCGGGGCTGCGACCGCGTCGTTCCGGTCGACATCTACGTGCCTGGTTGTCCGCCGACGGCGGAAGCGCTTCTGTACGGCGTGCTGCTTCTGCAGAAGAAGATCCGCCGCACTGGCACGATTGAGCGGTGA
- a CDS encoding NADH-quinone oxidoreductase subunit C codes for MADTESLADIASHIAGHLGDRVEDSAIAYGELTITVDPVDIVQTLRFLRDDARLQFVCFIDVCGVDYPARRRRFDVVYHLLSPRQNARIRVKVQADENTAVPSVTDVFPGADWFEREAYDLYGILFSGHPDLRRILTDYGFRGHPLRKDFPLTGFVEVRYDNEQARVVYEPVKLQQEFRSFDFLSPWEGPDYVLPGDEKAS; via the coding sequence ATGGCCGACACTGAAAGCCTGGCGGATATCGCCTCTCACATTGCCGGACATCTCGGCGACCGTGTGGAAGATTCCGCCATCGCCTACGGCGAATTGACGATCACCGTCGACCCTGTCGACATCGTTCAGACCCTGCGCTTCCTGCGCGACGACGCGCGGCTGCAGTTCGTCTGTTTCATCGACGTTTGCGGCGTCGATTATCCTGCGCGCCGGCGCCGCTTCGATGTCGTCTATCATCTCTTGAGCCCGCGCCAGAATGCGCGCATCCGCGTAAAAGTGCAGGCGGACGAGAATACAGCTGTGCCGTCTGTGACCGACGTATTCCCGGGAGCGGATTGGTTTGAGCGCGAGGCTTACGACCTTTACGGCATTCTCTTCTCGGGCCATCCGGACCTTCGCCGCATCCTGACGGATTACGGCTTCCGGGGGCATCCGTTGCGCAAAGATTTCCCTCTGACGGGTTTCGTCGAGGTTCGCTACGACAACGAGCAGGCGCGCGTCGTCTATGAGCCGGTGAAGCTCCAACAGGAATTTCGGAGTTTCGATTTTCTATCCCCGTGGGAAGGGCCGGACTACGTTCTGCCCGGGGACGAGAAGGCGAGTTGA
- a CDS encoding NADH-quinone oxidoreductase subunit D, with protein sequence MPSEADLRNFNINFGPQHPAAHGVLRLVLELDGEVVKRVDPHIGLLHRGTEKLIEYKTYLQAVPYFDRLDYVAPMNQEHAFALATERLLGLEVPKRGQIIRVLYSEIGRILSHLLHVVTHALDVGALTPPLWGFEAREVLMGFYERASGARMHAAYFRPGGVHQDLPPQLIADIYNYCDPLLKVCDDLEGLLTDNRIFKQRCVDIGVVTLDEAWRRGFSGVVLRSAGVAWDLRKSQPYDGYEEYDFDIPVGKNGDVYDRYIIHMDEMRQAVRIMKQCCEKLNSPEGAGPVSAQDGKVVPPKRGQMKRSMEALIHHFKLYTEGYHVPAGEVYAPVEAPKGEFGVYLVSDGSNKPYRCKIRAPGFVHLAGLDSISRGHMLADMSSVLGSIDVVFGEVDR encoded by the coding sequence ATGCCCTCTGAAGCTGATCTCCGTAATTTCAACATCAACTTTGGACCGCAACATCCTGCTGCGCATGGTGTTTTGCGTCTAGTGCTGGAATTGGACGGGGAGGTCGTCAAGCGCGTCGATCCGCATATCGGCTTGCTGCATCGCGGCACCGAGAAGCTGATCGAATACAAGACCTATCTGCAGGCGGTGCCTTATTTCGATCGCCTCGATTACGTCGCGCCGATGAACCAGGAGCATGCTTTCGCGTTGGCTACGGAGCGCCTCCTGGGACTGGAGGTTCCGAAGCGCGGCCAGATCATTCGAGTGCTCTATTCGGAGATCGGGCGGATTCTCTCCCATCTCTTGCACGTCGTGACGCACGCCCTCGACGTCGGGGCCCTGACGCCTCCGCTTTGGGGCTTCGAAGCGCGGGAAGTGCTGATGGGCTTCTATGAGCGGGCCTCGGGTGCGCGCATGCATGCGGCCTACTTCCGTCCGGGGGGCGTGCACCAGGATCTGCCGCCGCAGCTCATCGCCGATATCTACAATTACTGCGACCCGCTGTTGAAGGTCTGTGACGACCTCGAGGGGCTTCTCACCGACAACCGCATTTTCAAGCAGCGCTGTGTCGACATCGGCGTCGTGACGCTCGACGAGGCGTGGCGGCGGGGCTTCTCGGGTGTCGTGCTGAGGAGCGCCGGTGTCGCGTGGGATCTGCGGAAATCTCAGCCCTACGACGGCTACGAGGAATATGATTTCGATATTCCCGTCGGTAAGAACGGCGACGTCTACGACCGGTACATCATCCACATGGATGAGATGCGTCAGGCCGTTCGCATCATGAAGCAATGTTGCGAGAAGCTGAATTCGCCCGAAGGTGCTGGCCCGGTGTCGGCCCAGGACGGCAAGGTGGTGCCGCCGAAGCGCGGACAGATGAAGCGTTCGATGGAAGCGCTCATCCATCACTTCAAGCTCTATACCGAGGGCTACCATGTGCCGGCTGGCGAGGTTTACGCCCCGGTCGAAGCCCCTAAGGGTGAGTTCGGGGTCTATCTCGTCTCCGACGGCTCCAACAAACCTTACCGCTGCAAAATTCGAGCGCCGGGCTTCGTGCATCTGGCCGGCCTCGATTCGATTTCGCGAGGCCATATGCTTGCCGATATGTCGTCTGTGCTCGGCTCCATCGATGTCGTTTTTGGAGAGGTGGATCGCTGA
- the nuoE gene encoding NADH-quinone oxidoreductase subunit NuoE, with the protein MAVRRLAEQQPDSFAFTPENTSWAEKEIAKYPEGRQASAVISLLWRAQEQEGWVTKPAIETIAHMLAMPEIRVLEVATFYTMFHLSPVGTKAHVQVCGTTPCMLRGSDELKKVCQRRIAEHPHEVSADGAFSWEEVECLGACVNAPMVQIFSDTYEDLTPESFEAILDDFAAGRTPRPGTQVDRQHSAPQSGLTSLTEIDGGSEQVLREPPRGAPADGKARERVEGRNGASVAAGKPAPANEDLAGGVPEEPQQAVGRNEAAATPSGKQELAGRPTGAGRPDEEAARSEPTDTGSENLGAEPHKETTQEQAEKGGGRKTDKSSRDASGGTEKS; encoded by the coding sequence ATGGCCGTTCGTCGTCTCGCTGAACAGCAACCCGATTCCTTTGCGTTCACGCCCGAGAATACGTCTTGGGCGGAGAAGGAGATCGCCAAATATCCCGAAGGTCGGCAGGCTTCTGCCGTCATTTCCCTCCTCTGGCGCGCCCAGGAGCAGGAGGGATGGGTGACGAAGCCGGCGATCGAGACGATCGCCCATATGCTTGCCATGCCGGAAATCCGCGTGTTGGAGGTCGCAACCTTCTACACGATGTTCCATCTCTCTCCCGTCGGCACCAAGGCGCATGTGCAGGTCTGCGGAACGACGCCTTGCATGCTGCGCGGCTCGGACGAGCTGAAGAAGGTGTGCCAGCGGCGGATCGCCGAGCACCCGCACGAAGTGTCGGCTGACGGTGCGTTTTCGTGGGAGGAGGTGGAATGCCTCGGTGCCTGCGTGAATGCGCCGATGGTGCAGATCTTCTCCGATACCTACGAGGATCTGACGCCGGAGAGTTTTGAGGCGATTCTGGATGATTTCGCTGCCGGTCGCACGCCACGTCCAGGCACCCAGGTCGACCGTCAGCATTCGGCGCCGCAATCTGGCCTCACGAGCCTCACAGAAATCGATGGCGGTTCCGAGCAGGTTTTGCGCGAGCCGCCGCGCGGTGCTCCCGCTGACGGCAAGGCCCGCGAGCGGGTCGAGGGTCGCAACGGCGCCTCCGTCGCTGCCGGGAAGCCCGCCCCCGCCAACGAGGATCTTGCCGGAGGTGTTCCGGAAGAGCCGCAGCAGGCGGTTGGCCGCAACGAAGCAGCTGCAACGCCAAGCGGCAAGCAAGAGCTCGCCGGTCGTCCGACCGGCGCTGGCCGGCCCGACGAAGAGGCCGCGCGCTCCGAACCCACGGATACGGGGTCTGAAAATCTTGGCGCGGAGCCCCATAAAGAGACCACCCAAGAGCAGGCCGAGAAAGGTGGAGGGCGGAAGACGGACAAGTCCTCTCGTGACGCCTCGGGCGGGACGGAAAAAAGTTGA
- the nuoF gene encoding NADH-quinone oxidoreductase subunit NuoF translates to MLADKDRIFTNLYGLYDPGLKAAQKRGQWDGTKDLITKGRDWIIDEMKKSGLRGRGGAGFPTGLKWSFMPKESDGRPHYLVVNADESEPGTCKDREIMRHDPHTLIEGCLIASFAMSAHTCYVYVRGEYIREREALQRAIDEAYDAGLIGKDNSCGWDFDIFIAHGAGAYICGEETALLESLEGKKGQPRLKPPFPANVGLYGCPTTVNNVESIAVAPTILRRGGAWFAGIGKENNTGTKLFCVSGHVNQPCTVEEAMSVPFRELIERHCGGIRGGWDNLLAVIPGGSSVPCVPADQIIDCPMDFDSLRALKSGLGTAAVIVMDKSTDIVRAIARIAYFYKHESCGQCTPCREGTGWMWRVLERMARGEAEKREIDMLLEVTYQVEGHTICALGDAAAWPVQGLIRHFRPEIEKRIDQYAANPKTENRVVLEAAE, encoded by the coding sequence ATGCTCGCCGATAAAGACCGCATCTTCACGAATCTCTACGGCCTTTATGACCCTGGTCTGAAGGCAGCCCAGAAGCGCGGCCAATGGGACGGGACGAAAGACCTGATCACCAAAGGTCGTGACTGGATCATCGACGAGATGAAGAAGTCGGGTCTGCGCGGCCGTGGTGGTGCCGGCTTCCCGACGGGGCTCAAATGGTCGTTCATGCCGAAGGAATCGGATGGACGTCCGCATTATCTCGTCGTCAATGCCGACGAATCGGAGCCCGGCACCTGCAAGGATCGTGAGATTATGCGTCACGATCCCCACACGCTGATCGAGGGATGTCTGATCGCCTCGTTCGCGATGAGCGCCCACACCTGTTACGTCTACGTGCGCGGCGAGTATATCCGCGAGCGCGAGGCTCTGCAGCGCGCCATCGACGAGGCCTATGACGCTGGCCTCATCGGCAAGGACAATTCCTGCGGCTGGGATTTCGACATCTTCATCGCCCATGGCGCCGGCGCCTATATCTGCGGCGAAGAGACGGCGCTTCTGGAGAGCCTCGAGGGCAAGAAGGGCCAGCCACGCCTGAAGCCGCCATTTCCGGCGAATGTGGGCCTCTATGGCTGCCCGACCACCGTCAACAACGTCGAATCGATCGCGGTTGCGCCGACGATTCTGCGGCGCGGCGGTGCGTGGTTTGCCGGCATCGGCAAGGAAAACAACACCGGCACCAAGCTCTTCTGCGTTTCCGGCCACGTCAATCAGCCGTGCACGGTGGAAGAGGCGATGTCGGTGCCGTTCCGCGAGCTGATCGAGCGGCATTGCGGCGGCATTCGTGGCGGCTGGGACAATCTTCTCGCGGTCATCCCGGGTGGCTCGTCGGTCCCATGCGTGCCGGCGGACCAGATCATCGATTGCCCGATGGATTTCGATTCGCTGCGCGCTCTGAAATCGGGCCTCGGCACTGCGGCCGTCATCGTCATGGACAAGTCGACCGACATTGTTCGGGCCATCGCGCGGATCGCCTATTTCTATAAGCACGAGAGTTGCGGCCAGTGCACGCCGTGCCGTGAGGGCACGGGCTGGATGTGGCGTGTGCTCGAACGCATGGCGCGCGGCGAGGCGGAAAAGCGCGAGATCGACATGCTTCTGGAAGTGACCTACCAGGTCGAAGGCCATACCATCTGTGCGCTTGGCGATGCGGCGGCATGGCCGGTTCAGGGCCTGATTCGGCATTTCCGCCCCGAGATCGAAAAGCGCATCGACCAGTACGCGGCCAATCCGAAGACGGAGAACAGGGTCGTCCTGGAGGCGGCGGAGTAG